ACTGTCTCTGGATTGTTGTTGATAACAACCGCTTCGTATCCGTTTTTCTTAATTGCTTTTGCCGCGTGGACAGAACAATAATCAAATTCAATCCCTTGGCCAATACGAATCGGACCAGAACCAATTACGAGGATTTTCTTTTTATTTGTAACTTCAACCTCGTCAAACCCATGCCAAGTTGAGTAGTAATAAGGTGTAACGGCATCAAATTCAGCAGAACAGGTATCAACCATTTTATAGCCCGGTTTTAGGTTTAGCTCTTTCCACTTTTTTCTCATTTCCTTTTCAGGAATATTGAATATTTGTGATAAAAGTTTATCAGAAACATTATTTCGTTTAGCTTGTTTAAGCAGAAGGACAGGAACCTGACCCCATTGATAGGACGCCAATTCCTTTTCAATCTCAACGATTGAACTAATTTTGTGTAAAAACCATGGATCAACCTCTGTTAACTGCTGTATTTTTTCAAGAGTAATCCCTCTTCTAAAGCATTCGGCAATGATAAATAGCCGTCTGTCATTTGCTGTTGCAAGAAGGTCATAAAGAGCATCATCTTCTGCTGATTTATTCGCCTCAAGACAGAGACCATATACATTCATCTCCATTGACCGAATCGCTTTGTTTAAAGCCCCTTCAAATGTCCGGTCAATCGCCATTACTTCACCTGTTGCTTTCATTTGTGTCCCCAGTGTACGGTCTGCTTCTGGAAACTTATCAAATGGGAAGCGAGGCAGTTTCACCACAATATAATCAATCGCTGGCTCAAATGAAGCAAACGTGTTACCTGTTATTGGATTCACAATCTCATCCAAATGGTACCCAATTGCACACTTTGCCGCCATTCTTGCTATTGGATATCCTGTTGCTTTGGAAGCAAGCGCGGACGAGCGGCTTACCCTTGGATTTACTTCGATAATATAGTACTGATTGGATTCTGTGTGGAGAGCAAACTGAATGTTGCATCCTCCAATGATTCCTAGTTCTCTAATAACTTTAATGGAAACGTCACGAAGCATTTGATATTGAACGTCTGTCAATGTCTGAGATGGAGCAACTACAATGGAATCTCCTGTATGAACGCCGACAGGGTCCATGTTTTCCATATTACACACTATGATGCACGTGTCATTTGCATCGCGCATGACTTCGTACTCAATTTCCTTCCACCCTTTAATGCTTTTTTCAACTAGTACCTGCCCAATTGGACTGGCAGCAAGCCCTTTTTTCAAGACGATTTCAAGTTCGTCATCGTTATGAGCGAATCCGCCGCCCTCACCACCTAATGTATAGGCAGGACGAATAATCACTGGAAATCCAATTTGCTTAACGAACTGTACTCCTTCTTCGTAGCTGTGAATGATCGAAGATTCAGGAATCGGTTCACCGATTGTAAGCATCAGATTACGGAATCTTTCTCGGTCCTCTCCATTTTTGATCGATTCAACCGAAGTTCCTAGTAGTTCTACATTATATTTTTCTAATATCTTTTGTTCATATAGTTGAACTGTTAAATTTAATCCGGTTTGGCCACCTAGGGTACCAATCACTCCGTCCGGTTTTTCTTTTTGAATAATCTTTTCGATTGTCTCCACATTCAGTGGTTCGATATAAACTTTATCTGCAATGGCTTCGTCCGTCATAATGGTTGCCGGGTTATTGTTAATTAAAACAACTTCAATTCCTTCCTCTTTCAAGGCAATACATGCCTGTGTTCCGGCATAATCAAATTCTGCTGCCTGACCAATGACAATTGGGCCAGACCCGATGACAAGTACTTTATTTAAGTTTTTATTTAATGGCATATACGGTCTCTCCCAATGAAGCTATCTGGCTTACGAATTCTTGAATGATATGTGCGGTATCGCTTGGTCCGGGATGTGCCTCCGGATGAAATTGTACCGTTTGAATTGGATAACTTTGATGTTTTAGCCCTTCAATGGATTGATCATTGACATTTCGATAGGTGACATCAAAGACATTTTGGTCGATGCTTTCGTCCACGACAACATACCCATGGTTTTGGGCTGTAATTTTCACTTTTCCAGTCATAATTTCTTTCACTGGGTGATTGCCACCTCGATGACCATACGTCAGCTTTGCTGTTTTTGCCCCGTAAGCTAAAGCGATTAGCTGGTGACCTAGACAAATTCCAAGTGTCGGATAATGCTGGCTGATTTTTTTGATTTCCGGAAACCATTTCTTTAAATCCATTGGATCTCCTGGTCCATTGCTAAATAGAACACCGTCTGGATTCAGGGCTTTTACCTTATCAAAAGAAGTAGTGTAAGGGACAACTGTAACTGCACAATTTTCTTCTAAAAGTGCACTTAAAATTGACTTTTTAAAGCCATAGTCCATTAATACTACGTGCGGCCCTCTGTTTTTATAATATTGCGTCTTCTTAGTGGATACTTTCTCAACCCACAGAGTTGATTTTTCATTTACTGAAAAATTCCCCTGCATGGTTTTGCTTAAATATCCTTTAACAGTTCCACGGCTTCGAATGGTCTTGACAAGAAGTCGTGTATCTACGCCTGCAATACCAGGAACTCCTGCCTGCTTAAGTCTCTCTGAAAATTTATAAATAGATTGATAATGACTTGGCGTTTCACAAAGATCACTGATGACGACTCCAGATAGTGCGGGCGTGATGCTTTCATCATCCAATGCATTGATACCATAGCTTCCGATAATCGGATAACAGAACGTAATGATTTGTCCCGCATAGGAAGGATCGGTAATGATCTCCTGGTAACCAGTCATACTTGTATTAAATACTACCTCTCCGAGAGAATCCTTTTCTGCACCAATTAATATACCTTCAAACACTTCTCCCGTTTCCAAAGTAAGGTATCCCTGTTCCAAAACACTCACTCGCCTTTCTCTATACCTTGGAATGTTTTATCCAATGCTTCTATAAATTCATTTATCTCTTCTTTTGTTACTGTTAACGGTGGTAAGATCCGAACGACATTCGGTCCAGCTGTTAAAATAAGAAGGTTGTTTGCAATCGCTTTTTGTACGATATCTAGTGCATTCGTTTCAATAAGCAGTCCCTTTAGCAGTCCTTTACCACGTATATTTTTAATAAACGCGTATTTTCCCTTCAACATTTCCAGCTGACTATCAAGGTATGTTACGACTTCTTTCGCATGTATTAGTAAGTCGGTTTCAATTATATGTGTAATGGTAGCCAGTCCTGCTGCCGTGGCTAATGGATTCCCACCAAAAGTACTTCCATGGCTGCCCGGTTCAAATCCCTTGGCTGCTTCTTCTTTTGCGATGATGGCTCCAATTGGGAACCCTGATCCAAGCCCCTTTGCAAGACTAATAACATCTGGTTCAATTCCGTACTGCTCATAAGCAAATAATGTACCCGTTCTGCCAATCCCTGTTTGGATTTCATCGACCATCAGCAGGAAACCGTTTTGCTTACAAAGTTCAGCTAATTTTTTTACCCATTCAGGATCTGCTGGAATGACTCCACCTTCACCTTGGACAAGTTCTAGCAGAACTGCTGCTGGTTTACGTGTAATAAGCTCTTCAAGCGCTTCTTCATCATTAAACGGAAGATAACTAAAACCTGGCATAAGTGGTGAAAAACCCTGTTGGATTTTTTCTTGACCTGTAGCGGTTAGGGTTGCAAGTGTTCTACCGTGGAAGGATTGCTGAAAGGTCACCACTTCAGAAGATCCACTTCCCTTTACTTTGTTCGCATATCTTCTTGCCAGCTTAATCGCCGCTTCATTTGCTTCGGCACCACTATTACAGAAGAAAACCTGATCCCCACAACTATTAGCAACAAGTAGTGCTGCGAGCTTTTCCTGATTTGGAATATGATAGAGATTTGTACAGTGCCATAGATTTTGCAGTTGTTCCTCAAGTTTTTCTTTTACAGCTTCTGGAACATGACCTAAATTACAGGTTGCAATCCCAGAAGTGAAATCTAAATATTGCTTCCCTTGATCGTCCCACACATAACTTCCTTTTCCCTTAACTAAAGTGACAGGGAAACGGCTGTACGTGTCCATTAATGGGGAGGATAGAGAGACGGAAGTATCATTAACCATTTACGCAATCTCCTCTTCTAACACAATTTTTGTACCAATCTCTTTGCCAGCTGTGTAATCTATCAGGCTATTTTTCTCAAAACCGTTGATGATTCCTACTTCAGGTATGTTGTGAACTAGTCCGTCTATGGCAGCCTTTACCTTTGGAATCATGCCACCGTAAATGGTTTGATTATCAATTAGTTCTTCAATGGTTGATTTGGTTGCTTTATCAAGCTTTGTTTTCACGCCATTTTTTTCAATTAGGATTCCAGGGATATCACTAATGAAGCAAAGATTAGCTTCCAACGCTTTTGCGATTGCACTTGCTGCTATATCTCCATTAATGTTATAGCGTTGCCCGCTGGCATCAATCCCGATGGGAGAAATGACTGGTATATACCCTTGATTGACGATTCCTTCGATGACACTTTGATTCACACCAACTACTTCACCTACAAAACCTAACGTTTTGGATTCTGATGTCGGAACTGCTTTCAATAATCCGCCGTCTACTCCACTTATGCCAAAAGCATTTCCGCCTACTTCGACTAGGTTTCTAACAACTAGCTTATTAACCGAACCACTCAGAACCATTTCAACGATATCTAGCACATCATGGTTGGTTACCCGTAAACCATTTACAAAAGTAGTTTCCACATTTAAATTTTTTAATAAGGACGTAATGAGGGGACCTCCGCCATGAACAATGATAGGTGTCCATTCACCTGATTGATGCATCTGAACGACATCTTCATAGAAGGATCTTGGCAGATTTTCTAACACACTTCCGCCACACTTAATGACTAGGTATTTCATTTTCGTCCTCCCTTACGTGCGGTAGGATGCATTTATTTTTACATAATCGTAGGTAAGGTCGCATCCCCAAGCAGTTGCATTATATTCACCTTGGTTTAATTCAACATGTATTTTGATAACATCAAGTTGTAAGTATTCTTTAACCTCTTCTTCTACAAACATGCTTGGCAACCCGTTTTCGAATACCGTATAAGGTCCGATTGATACCTTAATGGCATTCGGTTCAACAGGGACACCACTGTAGCCAATTGCCGTCACAATTCTTCCCCAATTTGGATCCGTTCCATAAATAGCTGTTTTTACTAGGTTTGAAGAAATTATGGACTTACCAACAGCACTTGCTGCATTTCGACTGTAGGAGCCAGTCACTTGAACTTCTACTAGCTTGGTAGCTCCCTCGCCATCGCGAGCAATTTTTTTTGCAAGTGATTCGCAAACCATTTTCAAGCCTTGTTTAAACACTTCCCAATCTGGATGATCCTTTGTTAGTTGACTGTTTCCTGCTAACCCATTGGCCAAGACGAGAACCATGTCATTCGTACTTGTATCCCCATCAACCGTGATCATGTTAAATGTTTGATTAGTGACGTCTCGAAGCGCTACTAACAGGTCTTCCTGTGCAATGTTTGCATCTGTAGTTACGAATCCAAGCATAGTAGCCATGTTTGGGTGGATCATTCCAGAACCCTTTGATGCGCCGCCGATACTTACCGTTTTCCCATCGATAATCATTTGCACAGCAATATGCTTAACACAAGTATCAGTTGTTAGGATTGCTTCTTTAAATAAACTCTCATTTTCGTATTCTTTATTAAGGATTTGTGTAACTCCTGTTTTCACTTTATCCATCGGCATCAATTCTCCGATGACCCCTGTGGATGTCACTGCAACTAGATGCGCTTCAATTCCTAGTTCATTTGCAAAATCCTTTTGCATGGTATAGGCATCAAGTAATCCTTGTTCCCCTGTACATGCATTTGCGTTACCAGAGTTAACGATAATAGCTTGAATTTTATTTTCTTTTGCTACACTCTCTTGAGTAACTAATAAAGGTGCCGCTTGAAAAATATTTGTGGTATATACGCCTGCTGCAGTTGCTGGCACTTCCGATACAATGTAGCCTAAATCGAGTCGTTTTCTTTTAATTCCACAGTGCATGCCACCTGCTTTATACCCTTTTGGCAAGGTGACACTTCCTTCTTCTAGTACCACGATTTCACTCGTTGATGTTGCTTGTGTCAATTTAATTTCCCCCTTCAAATTCCCTATTGTTTGATTTTTATTATGGATACATTGGTATATCGTTAAGCCCCGTTTGTTCATCCCAGCCATTCATCAAGTTCACATTTTGGATTGCCTGCCCAGCCGCTCCCTTAACTAAATTATCGATAACAGAGATAATCGTTAAGCGGTTGGTTCGTTCATCGACATGTAGCCCAATATCACAATAGTTTGACCCGGATACTTCTTTTGTTGAAGGAATAGTTCCCTCAGGCCGGACCCTTATAAAACGAGAATCTTGATAAAATTGTTTATATAAATCGATAACCTTTTTTGTTGAAATTTTTTGTTTTAGATTCACATACATCGTACACATGATTCCTCGTGTCATTGGGACAAGATGGGTAGTAAAGGATACAGTGATGAGATCTCCACTCTCATCTGTAAGGACTTGCTCAATTTCTGGAATGTGTTGATGTTTTCCTAGTTTATAAGCTTTAAAGTTTTCATTGATTTCGGCGTAGTGTGCGGTTAATGAAAGTCCTCTTCCTGCACCAGAGACGCCTGATTTCGCGTCAATGATGATTGAGTTTTTATCAGCTAGCTGCGCTTTTAAGATTGGAAGTAGTCCCAAACTGGATGCAGTAGGATAACAACCTGGATTGGCTATTAAATTGGCATTCTTAATTTTTTCGCTATAAATCTCACTTAAACCGTAAATTGCTTTTTCTAAATACTGCTCATCTGCAGGGGTGTGATGATACCAGGTTTCATATTCTGCACCAGACCTTAATCGGAAGTCGCCTGATAGATCAATACATTTCATACCGTGCTCTAGCAGCTGCGGAACAAGTTTACTGCTGACACCAGATGGAGTAGCTAGGAAAGTTATATCGTTCGTTTCAGATAATCTTTTTGCATCAAATGTCTCTAATGGTTGATCCATTATTTCAGAAAGATGTGGATATGTTTCACTAAAGCTATAGCCCGCTTTAGAATTGGATACTACTGAACCAACCTCCAAGTAAGGGTGCTTCTGAATCAAACGAATAAGTTCTACAGACCCATATCCTGTTCCACCAATGATTGCTGCTTTCATTTCTTCAACTCCCACGTTGCTTACATAATGAATTATTATACATACACATATATAATTATTCAATATAAAAATTGCCTAATTTTCCGTTTTTACTGAAAATTAACATCTCTAATATTGAAAACGCTTACATATTTGTTTGGAAGATTATACAAATTCTATGCATAGATTCACAAAAAAGCCCTTGCATATTAGCAAGAGCTTTGTTTAGAATTACTTCGTTTTATTGAAGTGAACGTCTATATTTATATTGATTCCATTGGAAATGGATAAAACAGCCTATGCAAAAACCGAGAATGGCAACAAATGCTGCTAGTGCAACCATGATGGTGAAAATATATCCTACAACATTCCATCCTAGTAAAAAGCTAATAAATCCAATACCCAGACATATAACGGCAATCGTTTGATTAAATTGCTGCTGTCCCCAATCTTCAGGAATATACGCCTTTGGATCTTTCCTTAAAAATAGTTTTCCTAGCTGCATAATCGGATTAAATCCTAAAAAAAGACCACTTAATCCTGAGAGTAAGGGAATCAATAAAAACCATTCCATACCCGAGAACCATGTTAACAGAACACTTATAACAATCACCGCTTGATTTGTTTTGACAAGAGGACGAGGAATCGAACGAATAACTTCTGACACTTTAATACCAACCTTTCTTATTGGAATTATATGCTTATTGTTATTTTAACTCGATAAGTCCTCTTTGTATAGTAAATAAATCTCAAAATAACCTGTATCAGAGCCCAAATAAAAAAAGCTCATTTCGTAAACATTGTTGCTTTCTGCAAGATCTATACCATTTTTAAATTGCCCTTTTAAAAACTTTTAACAATAAAGAGTAATCTGACTACCTTCGCTTATCTATGAGAAGCACTGTCAGAAGTTGCCCTGACTTCTGACAATGTTTCTAGTTTTTCCACGGACTCCGTCAGAAGTTGCCCCGACTTCTGACAATGTTTCTGGGTTTTCCACGGACTTTGTCAAAAGTTGCCCTGACTTCTGACAATGTTCTTAGTTTTTACACGGACTCTGTCAGAAGTTGCCCCGACTTCTGACAATGTTTCTAGTTTTTACACGGACTCTGTCAGAAGTTGCCCCGACTTCTGACAATGTTTCTAGTGTTTACACGGACTCTGTCAGAAGTTGCCCCGACTTCTGACATTGTTCTTAGTTTTTCCACCGACTCTGTCAGAAGTTGCCCCGACTTCTGACAATGTTTCTAGTTTTTCCACCGACTCTGTCAGAAGTTTGAGGTTAGTCTAAAAAGTGGACACGTATAAATGAGATTTAGTTTATAATACAATCATCATTTAAAAGGACGTGTTCATATGAAGAAACATCATACTCAAGAGTACAGAGATTATGTTTCAAAGTTAGTTGTTGAAGAAGGGAAAAAAGCCACAGATGTTTCTAAGGAATTAGAGATCTCTTATAAGACTGTTAGTCGTTGGGTGGCAGCGTATAAGGAGAAAGTAAATGTTAGCCAGGAAGGTAAGGAATACATTACACCTAAAGAGCTTGAAAAATTAAAAAAGCAACATGAGAAAGAATTACAACAGTTAAGAGAGGAAAACGAAATTTTAAAAAAGGCGATGCACATCTTCACGAAAAACCAAGCGTAATATATACCTTTATTCAAGCCCACTCTGATGAGCACGCTGTGGAGAAGATGTGTGAAGTTCTAAACGTTTCAAAGAGTGGCTATTATAAATGGCTGAAGAAGCAGAACCAACCGCAATCTGAGAAAGAAGTCTATCGTTCGGAGATCAAACAGAAAATAAGTAAGTCCTTTCATGAAAGTTTTGGGACTTATGGAAGTCCTAGAGTTCACGCTGACCTTGTGGAATGGGGTTATATCATTTCACAAAAAACCGTGGCTCGTATGATGAAAGAAATGGGATTAAAGGCAACGTCGAAAGAGAAGTTTGTAGTCACAACAGATTCCAATCATGACCTATATATTTATCCTAATCTGCTTAACCGACAATTTGACGTAGAAGAACCTAATCTAGTTTGGGTATCTGATATTACGTACATTTGGACTTTAGAAGGCTGGATATATTTATCTTCTGTAATGGACCTTTACTCCAGAAAAATTGTGGGGTGGAGTCTTGCCTCACACATGAGGAAAGAGTTATGTATACAAGCATTAAAGATGGCGATCATTTCAAGACAGCCCGGTACAGGAATAGTTCATCATTCTGACCGGGGTTCCCAGTATTGTTCTAAAGAGTATATTGATATTTTGAAAGAGCAAAAAATGAATATAAGTATGAGCAAAAAAGGTGACCCTTACGATAATGCTTGTATAGAATCCTTCCATGCCACAATTAAGAAAGATTTGATTTACAGAAGGCGTTTTAGGACCAGGGCCGAAGCTATAAAAGCAATTAATTCCTATATTAGTGGTTTTTATAATGAAAAACGAAAACACTCGACTTTAGGGCATTATTCACCAAATCAATTTGAGAGATATCACCACCAAGATAAAGTAGAAAATATCTCATAGGATAGCCATTTGGTATTAGAAATAGTCAATCAAGGTTATCGATTGACTATTTCTAATACCTGACCAAGCGAAGTGCGGTAGTGGTAATGGCTTTTAAAATCTCAAATTTTAGTGTCTACTTTCTTGACAGAAGACCAAGTTGCCCCGACTTCTGACAATATTTCTAGTTTTTCCACCGACTCTGTCAGAAGTTGCCCTGACTTCTGACAATGTTTCTGGTTTATTGATACTCTATCAGAATCGAGGAAATTCTCAATAATATCTTTAATATAAAAACTGTCTCAATTACAACATCTTTCAAAAATATCCAATAAGAAAAACCGGGCAAAAACCGCCCGGTCCTTTTTTGTTTAGAATACATCCGAAAGTTTGTACTCTATGCCATGTACTCCTTTATAGTATTCAGGGTACATTAGGCCCACTGATCATTCCCTGCAAAATCTGGAACAGATTAGTATGTCTCTGATTCTTCAAGTCGGAAACCCTCTACAACCACGTCTTCATCTATTTCCAACAATAAGCACCTTTTTCCTTGGAACGTAATATATTTTACATATTTCAAGTCTTTCGGGTTGATCGAAACATTGGCCACCTTGGTCTCAATTTTGATAGTTTTCGGAATTAAACTGCTGGCCTTAAATTCGTGTTTTTCATCATCCACGATTGCTTTAAGGGCATGTTCCACTTTTGCCGTCTCTACATTTTCAACGCCGCTTACCGTTAAAATACGTTCGATATCCCGAGAATCCAACGTAGGGATTTCACTTTCTTCATTCTCTTGATTCTCCTGAACCAGCCTATCGATTTCCTCATACACATTGGAAATCACGCGCGAATCTACTTCGTCTCCTATCACTTCTTTTAAAATGAAATCGAAACAGTCCTTATCTTCCTGAGCAGTTATAATCTCTTCACAATTAAGCACTTCTTCCATAAATCTAAAGTCCGGTTGATTTGCTTTTCCTGCACAGTAAAGGATACGGTTCACATCTGCTGCATTATCGTTTAGAGCAGGGAAAAGGAAGCCTGATAAAGGAGAATCTAAATTAATAATGGGATCAAATACGTTGTAGGATTTGTATTCCTTTTCAATATAATCAAACATTAAGGCTTTTTTCGGCACATCCGTTTTATTGAGACTACATAGAATAAATCCGTTGGAATAGACCTGGTCATCCCCGCCTTCTTCAGATTCCGCGTTACGCTTTCGGGTCGGTTTTCGATATTCTCCACGGATAAACGTTACCACGGTATCAAATTCATAAACCGTGTTGGCAAACATTTTCACGACGATTTCCAACATATATTCTTTCCAGTCTTCCGTTGTTTCTTGTTGTAATCCTTCGTAAAGGAACATTTGGGTGCTATCTTCCACATCCCGCATGAATTTCAGTTCAAACAGTTTAGCATCAAGTTGACCTGTTAATACTTTTTTAAAGTTGGCTAAAAATAATTCCTGCGCTTCCTGTTCTAACATTTGAAACGGCTGACTGACTTGATGATAGATCTCACCTGATTCCTTTTGGACATACACATTAAAGATTTCTCGAATTTGCAGATTGTAATTGTCTAGTTTAAATTGCTTGCGAATATTAGCGATATCTTTTTTATTCATTTGGTCTCAACTCCTATTCTTGATTATACTGTTCAAAACTACAAATTGTAATTAGTGAGAGCCTTATCTGCAGAAAAAAGAGCATACAAATCTTTCTGATTTGATGCTCCATTTCATTTTATTCATTCAGATTAGAATGCAGCAAGTTTAAAACGCTTCGCAATTCCTTTACGGGCACCTGGCCAGGTGCAGACGCCTTTTTGGCTGAACCAAAAGTCATTGCTGAGCCAAATACTTCGCCGGACAACCGGCTAATGACTCCTTTACCTGCCATGGACATCGTAATAAAGGGTCTATCAGCAAATTGTTCTTTCATTGTATTAGTTGCTTCTAACAGCGTAAGTACATCTGCTGAACTCGTTGGCATCACTGCAATTTTTGAAACATCGCCACCCAATTCCTGCGCTTTACATAACCGAGAAACAATTTCTTCTTTTGGCGGAGTGCTATGAAAATCATGGTTTGAGAGAATAACAAAGACCTTACTTGCATGCGCTATTCCAATGAAGGTTTTGATATCTTCTTCTTCATTAAATAATTCGATATCGATTATATCTACCAATCCGGTTTCCAGTATGGTTTTGTTTAACTCAAAATAGGAAGCTTTACTGATTTCCTTTTCTCCACCTTCTTTTGCGCTTCGGAAAGTGAACAGAAGCGGTTTCTCTGGAATCACTGCGCGGATTTGTTTTAGCGTATCTTTTATTGATCCGATTTGATCCACACCCTCAAAGCAGTCGACACGCCATTCAACAACATCACAATCAAGTGCTTGAATGTACGATGCTTCTTCAAGTAATTGTTCTAAAGATTTCCCTACCATTGGAACGCAAATCTTCGGGACTCCTTCACCAATTGTGACTCCCTTAACAGTAATTGGTTTCTTCATACTCATCTTCACCTCTACTGAACATCAAAGTACTTGATTAGTGTGCTGACAATCTCATCTGCTATCGTTTCAGCGTCCTTGTTGTCAGTATTAATTTTTAAATGATGCTTGGAATAGATTTCTTGTCTTGCATAATACAACTCTTCCATTTCTTTTGTTGATTTGCCTTGCAATATAGGTCGGGTGTTAATGATTAAATCTAATCGTTTTTTCCAGCATCCTAAAGACAATTCTATGTAAATAACAATGCAAGAAGTTAAACATACCTCACGTATTTCTTCCTGTAAAAAAGCCCCGCCGCCAACAGAAATAATCT
The window above is part of the Bacillus sp. SORGH_AS_0510 genome. Proteins encoded here:
- a CDS encoding transposase, whose protein sequence is MKKHHTQEYRDYVSKLVVEEGKKATDVSKELEISYKTVSRWVAAYKEKVNVSQEGKEYITPKELEKLKKQHEKELQQLREENEILKKAMHIFTKNQA
- a CDS encoding IS3 family transposase; the encoded protein is MTTVKRGKRNFKKGDAHLHEKPSVIYTFIQAHSDEHAVEKMCEVLNVSKSGYYKWLKKQNQPQSEKEVYRSEIKQKISKSFHESFGTYGSPRVHADLVEWGYIISQKTVARMMKEMGLKATSKEKFVVTTDSNHDLYIYPNLLNRQFDVEEPNLVWVSDITYIWTLEGWIYLSSVMDLYSRKIVGWSLASHMRKELCIQALKMAIISRQPGTGIVHHSDRGSQYCSKEYIDILKEQKMNISMSKKGDPYDNACIESFHATIKKDLIYRRRFRTRAEAIKAINSYISGFYNEKRKHSTLGHYSPNQFERYHHQDKVENIS
- a CDS encoding DUF4317 domain-containing protein, with translation MNKKDIANIRKQFKLDNYNLQIREIFNVYVQKESGEIYHQVSQPFQMLEQEAQELFLANFKKVLTGQLDAKLFELKFMRDVEDSTQMFLYEGLQQETTEDWKEYMLEIVVKMFANTVYEFDTVVTFIRGEYRKPTRKRNAESEEGGDDQVYSNGFILCSLNKTDVPKKALMFDYIEKEYKSYNVFDPIINLDSPLSGFLFPALNDNAADVNRILYCAGKANQPDFRFMEEVLNCEEIITAQEDKDCFDFILKEVIGDEVDSRVISNVYEEIDRLVQENQENEESEIPTLDSRDIERILTVSGVENVETAKVEHALKAIVDDEKHEFKASSLIPKTIKIETKVANVSINPKDLKYVKYITFQGKRCLLLEIDEDVVVEGFRLEESETY
- the aroD gene encoding type I 3-dehydroquinate dehydratase; this encodes MKKPITVKGVTIGEGVPKICVPMVGKSLEQLLEEASYIQALDCDVVEWRVDCFEGVDQIGSIKDTLKQIRAVIPEKPLLFTFRSAKEGGEKEISKASYFELNKTILETGLVDIIDIELFNEEEDIKTFIGIAHASKVFVILSNHDFHSTPPKEEIVSRLCKAQELGGDVSKIAVMPTSSADVLTLLEATNTMKEQFADRPFITMSMAGKGVISRLSGEVFGSAMTFGSAKKASAPGQVPVKELRSVLNLLHSNLNE
- a CDS encoding shikimate kinase — protein: MKNSDRSIVFIGFMGVGKTTVGKLVAKKLNRPFIDVDEEIEKEYHMPVSKIFHQLGEKAFRAREKELITSLAEQDQKIISVGGGAFLQEEIREVCLTSCIVIYIELSLGCWKKRLDLIINTRPILQGKSTKEMEELYYARQEIYSKHHLKINTDNKDAETIADEIVSTLIKYFDVQ